A window of Polaribacter litorisediminis contains these coding sequences:
- a CDS encoding DUF6122 family protein, whose translation MIKFTIHYSLHFIVPLFFSYFFFREKWKKVYIIFLCSILIDLDHLLATPIFAENRCSINFHPLHSYMAMAVYFLGLFFKKTRIICMALLFHLLTDFIDCYL comes from the coding sequence ATGATAAAATTTACGATTCATTATTCCCTTCACTTTATAGTTCCTTTATTTTTTTCTTATTTCTTTTTTAGAGAAAAATGGAAAAAGGTTTATATCATTTTTCTATGCTCCATACTCATAGATTTAGACCATTTGTTGGCAACTCCTATTTTTGCCGAAAATAGATGTAGTATTAATTTTCACCCTTTGCATTCTTATATGGCTATGGCTGTATACTTTTTGGGATTGTTTTTTAAAAAGACAAGAATAATCTGCATGGCATTGCTGTTTCACTTACTCACAGACTTTATTGATTGCTACTTGTAA